The Apium graveolens cultivar Ventura chromosome 6, ASM990537v1, whole genome shotgun sequence genome contains a region encoding:
- the LOC141668640 gene encoding uncharacterized protein LOC141668640 gives MGKIRSLAVYKIPAGADKDDVSSIFVEDDIFVDELKEEFGKKDLYTHVTFRSRKECPTALKKCEEAIKSEGGLKIKDTEVEVEEATYGYAPPLSSGFRHEKSPPKKQQCWDDHSDEENRDWDKVDGYSSPDDDDD, from the exons ATG GGAAAGATTCGAAGTTTAGCTGTGTACAAGATTCCAGCGGGGGCTGACAAAGATGATGTGAGTTCAATATTTGTGGAAGACGACATATTTGTTGACGAGTT GAAGGAGGAGTTTGGTAAGAAGGATCTGTATACCCACGTGACATTTAGGAGCAGGAAAGAGTGCCCAACTGCCTTGAAGAAGTGCGAGGAAGCAATAAAATCGGAG GGTGGGCTGAAAATCAAGGACACTGAAGTTGAGGTGGAGGAGGCAACTTATGGATATGCACCACCGCTTAGCTCTGGATTCAGGCATGAAAAATCTCCCCCGAAGAAACAGCAATGCTGGGATGATCACTCCGACGAGGAGAATCGGGATTGGGATAAAGTTGATGGATATTCGAGCCCGGATGATGACGATGATTAA